One genomic window of Methanosalsum zhilinae DSM 4017 includes the following:
- the pyrG gene encoding glutamine hydrolyzing CTP synthase, translated as MKYIIVTGGVMSGLGKGITAASIGRNLKNMGHRVTAIKIDPYINIDAGTMSPFQHGEVFVLKDGGEVDLDLGNYERFLDTELTREHNITTGKVYQSVISKERRGEYLGKTVQIIPHITNEIKERIRTVAEESGAEICLVEVGGTVGDIESMPFLEAVRQMHREEKQNDIVFVHVTLVPIDSQGDQKTKPTQHSVRDLRQLGLTPDVIVSRCKEPLLKSTRSKISLFCDVLERSVISAHDAGDIYEVPILMENEGLTEHMMNLLDIVAKGNDRSWYDMVSRMKNVKSIVRLAIVGKYIHLEDSYLSITESIKHASIECGTRVETCWVDAEAFDTDPALVNELSSYDGILVPGGFGERGIEGKISAVRYARENNIPFFGLCLGMQVAVIEFARNVVGLEKANSTEFDPDTPYPVIDILPEQKNVVDMGATMRLGDYEAVIKQGSMAEKIYNSRKIIERHRHRYEVNPEFIERIESQGMHFSGINNGRRMEIAEIPSKRFFLASQFHPEFRSRPGRPSPLFKAFVESMTEYSFLEEKCPVRT; from the coding sequence ATGAAATACATTATTGTTACCGGTGGAGTAATGAGCGGGCTTGGAAAAGGAATTACTGCAGCATCCATCGGCAGAAACCTGAAAAATATGGGCCACAGGGTAACTGCCATCAAGATCGATCCCTATATAAATATTGATGCAGGTACAATGAGCCCCTTCCAGCATGGAGAGGTATTTGTTTTAAAGGATGGTGGAGAGGTCGACCTGGATCTGGGTAATTATGAACGATTTCTTGATACCGAGCTTACAAGGGAACACAATATAACTACCGGAAAGGTCTACCAGTCTGTGATCTCAAAAGAGAGGCGTGGTGAATATCTGGGAAAGACTGTTCAGATCATCCCCCACATTACCAATGAAATCAAAGAGAGGATACGCACAGTGGCAGAGGAGAGCGGTGCTGAGATATGTCTGGTGGAAGTTGGAGGAACAGTTGGTGATATTGAAAGTATGCCTTTTCTGGAAGCTGTCAGGCAGATGCACAGGGAGGAAAAACAAAACGACATAGTGTTTGTTCATGTGACACTGGTTCCCATTGATTCTCAGGGTGACCAGAAGACAAAACCCACACAGCATTCAGTAAGGGATCTCAGGCAACTTGGACTGACTCCTGATGTGATTGTATCAAGGTGTAAGGAGCCACTTTTAAAAAGCACCCGTTCAAAGATTTCTCTCTTCTGTGATGTACTGGAAAGGTCTGTGATAAGTGCCCATGATGCAGGTGATATCTATGAGGTTCCGATACTGATGGAAAATGAAGGGCTTACAGAACATATGATGAATCTGCTTGATATTGTGGCAAAGGGCAACGATAGATCGTGGTACGATATGGTTTCCCGAATGAAAAATGTAAAAAGCATTGTAAGGCTTGCAATAGTTGGTAAATATATTCACCTTGAAGACTCGTATCTGAGTATAACTGAATCCATTAAACATGCATCTATTGAGTGCGGGACACGGGTGGAAACATGCTGGGTTGATGCTGAGGCATTTGACACGGATCCTGCACTGGTGAATGAACTATCCTCTTATGATGGAATTCTGGTACCCGGTGGATTTGGTGAAAGGGGAATTGAAGGTAAAATTTCCGCTGTCAGATATGCTCGTGAAAATAATATCCCGTTCTTTGGACTATGTCTTGGAATGCAGGTTGCAGTTATCGAATTTGCAAGAAATGTAGTGGGACTGGAAAAAGCAAACAGCACCGAATTTGATCCAGATACGCCTTATCCGGTGATAGATATTCTGCCAGAACAGAAAAATGTTGTCGATATGGGTGCAACAATGAGACTTGGTGACTACGAAGCTGTAATCAAACAGGGTTCAATGGCAGAAAAGATCTACAATAGCAGAAAGATCATTGAACGCCACAGGCACCGTTATGAGGTAAACCCTGAATTCATTGAACGCATAGAGTCTCAGGGGATGCATTTTTCAGGCATCAATAATGGAAGGAGGATGGAGATTGCAGAAATTCCTTCAAAAAGATTTTTCCTTGCATCCCAGTTCCATCCGGAGTTCAGGTCAAGGCCGGGAAGACCTTCACCCCTGTTTAAAGCATTTGTGGAGTCAATGACAGAATACTCTTTCCTTGAAGAGAAATGTCCTGTCAGGACATGA
- a CDS encoding DUF7524 family protein, whose product MHINRLGVNSIEFDNDIVSIPLKPGDEHSFEIILINYGSPTYVHLSADKSLEENITFLEEKPYVMHEEYVPVIARIPPGGRLMNSGQIYVTVGYGSRKAGFRVDIGFSVSDEIYIVDDEDEPEFTGTHQRATGMRSCSAMNLSGIYSSFVSGFSDGAFLKSVLIFSAVSVAFILLYLLYQSDLGLLSPFYQAVFLSIVFTSIISYVLIRFL is encoded by the coding sequence GTGCACATTAATCGTCTTGGTGTAAATTCAATTGAATTTGATAATGATATTGTTAGCATTCCATTGAAGCCAGGCGATGAACATAGCTTTGAAATTATACTGATCAACTATGGTTCTCCAACATATGTACACCTATCTGCAGATAAATCTCTTGAAGAAAACATCACTTTCCTGGAAGAGAAACCATATGTGATGCATGAGGAATATGTTCCTGTTATTGCACGCATACCTCCAGGTGGCAGACTTATGAACAGTGGGCAGATATATGTAACCGTTGGATACGGATCAAGGAAAGCTGGTTTTAGAGTGGATATTGGTTTTTCAGTAAGTGATGAGATCTATATTGTTGATGATGAAGACGAACCCGAGTTCACAGGCACACATCAGCGTGCAACCGGAATGCGCTCGTGCAGTGCCATGAATTTATCCGGCATTTATTCCAGTTTTGTTTCTGGCTTCTCTGATGGTGCCTTTTTAAAATCCGTACTTATTTTTTCGGCTGTAAGCGTTGCCTTTATATTATTATATCTTCTTTATCAGTCAGATCTTGGATTACTGTCTCCTTTTTATCAGGCAGTTTTCCTTTCAATAGTATTCACATCTATAATATCATACGTTCTGATCAGATTTCTTTAA
- a CDS encoding methytransferase partner Trm112: protein MKRELMDILACPVCKGDLVLNVSEEDEKEVIKGTIFCPACKIHYPIDEGIPNMLPPEDGD from the coding sequence TTGAAACGAGAACTTATGGATATTCTGGCATGTCCTGTATGCAAAGGAGACCTTGTTTTAAATGTAAGTGAGGAAGATGAAAAGGAAGTTATTAAAGGAACCATCTTCTGCCCTGCATGCAAAATACATTATCCAATAGATGAAGGAATTCCAAATATGCTCCCTCCAGAGGATGGAGACTGA
- a CDS encoding histidine kinase dimerization/phosphoacceptor domain -containing protein codes for MDSIKTKITVYIVLSLILISVLTTSTPAQENYLDDMWMDDNEFFFDLFYNHGNVMLIIDPATGEIIYANLAAFEYYGYPDLDDMNIQRINTLTPVQVQEEMERASRLDNNFFQFRHLLADGSIRDVEVYSYPIEINGKTLLFSIIIDVTDKIQAEREVETRNNIIFSLIATALAAMAIMIIFLIKNINRRKKAEAYDHHIKKVLMGISNVSQMIVKESDPSKLIEKACKKLTDNLGYSNSCIVMFDDSGNVSSVTSSGDNDMAADLKRDVLNARFDTWINTALEADDVVIAGGHAAEPIECPLRIDHLDNADMFIPLCYKEKTYGIIAASIPQEYAYTDEEKILFKELADNLGFALYNIEMENKRKQAERKLKERESFIETVLNNLPIGIAVNSVDPDVNFEYMNDNFPRIYRTTREKLTSSDSFWNVVYEDPEFRESLKKKVIEDCASGDPVRMQWSEIPIVRKGEETSYVTARNIPIPDTELMISTVWDVTRDKKLKEMQQKEILLKEVHHRVKNNLQVIASLLNMQSRNFDDEKVKGAFRDSQNRVRSMSLAHEKLYGSSELSNIEISDYIKSLEHYVLQSYNTYAKDIELENDLDTAYLGIDIVVPLGLILTELMTNSFKHAFIDRKEGMISVTFRSFEDEYLLKISDNGIGISDEFDVESSKSLGLKIVNMLVQQLQGSLSLNSSNGTDYVIRFRKS; via the coding sequence ATGGACTCCATAAAAACAAAGATAACAGTATATATAGTATTATCTCTGATCTTAATTTCTGTACTTACCACATCAACTCCTGCACAGGAAAATTATCTGGATGACATGTGGATGGATGATAATGAATTCTTTTTTGATCTTTTCTATAATCACGGAAATGTGATGCTGATTATTGATCCAGCTACAGGTGAAATTATTTATGCCAATCTGGCAGCGTTTGAATATTATGGGTATCCTGATCTGGATGATATGAATATACAGCGTATTAACACTTTGACTCCGGTACAGGTTCAGGAGGAAATGGAACGTGCATCCAGACTTGATAATAATTTTTTTCAGTTCAGGCATCTTCTGGCAGATGGCAGTATAAGGGATGTAGAAGTGTATTCCTATCCCATAGAAATTAACGGCAAAACCCTGCTTTTTTCCATAATAATTGATGTTACAGACAAAATTCAGGCTGAAAGAGAGGTCGAGACCAGAAACAATATCATATTCTCACTGATAGCAACTGCTCTTGCTGCAATGGCCATAATGATAATTTTTCTGATAAAGAACATTAATCGCAGAAAAAAGGCAGAAGCCTATGATCATCACATAAAGAAGGTTCTAATGGGTATCAGTAATGTCAGCCAGATGATTGTCAAGGAATCAGATCCAAGTAAGTTGATAGAGAAGGCATGTAAAAAACTGACCGATAACCTGGGATATTCTAATTCCTGTATAGTGATGTTTGATGATTCAGGAAATGTATCTTCAGTTACCTCATCAGGAGATAATGACATGGCCGCTGACCTTAAACGTGATGTATTAAACGCAAGATTTGATACTTGGATCAACACTGCCCTTGAAGCGGATGATGTTGTGATTGCAGGTGGCCATGCTGCAGAACCCATAGAATGTCCGCTTCGAATTGATCATCTGGATAATGCAGATATGTTCATTCCACTCTGCTACAAAGAAAAAACATATGGAATAATTGCAGCATCCATTCCCCAGGAATACGCTTATACTGATGAGGAAAAGATTCTATTTAAGGAACTGGCTGATAACCTGGGTTTTGCTCTCTATAATATTGAAATGGAAAATAAAAGAAAACAGGCAGAAAGAAAATTGAAAGAGCGTGAATCTTTCATTGAAACCGTGCTTAACAATCTTCCTATTGGTATAGCTGTTAATTCTGTTGATCCAGATGTTAATTTTGAATATATGAATGACAATTTCCCCAGAATTTACAGGACCACCAGGGAAAAACTCACTTCTTCTGATTCATTCTGGAATGTAGTCTATGAAGATCCTGAATTCAGGGAGAGCTTAAAAAAGAAAGTTATTGAAGATTGTGCAAGTGGTGACCCTGTCCGAATGCAGTGGTCTGAAATTCCTATTGTACGAAAGGGTGAAGAAACGTCCTACGTTACTGCAAGAAATATTCCTATACCTGATACTGAACTGATGATTTCCACAGTATGGGATGTTACCAGGGACAAGAAACTGAAGGAGATGCAGCAAAAGGAGATTCTTTTAAAAGAAGTTCATCACAGGGTCAAGAATAACCTTCAGGTGATAGCAAGTCTGCTGAATATGCAGTCCCGTAATTTTGATGATGAAAAAGTAAAAGGTGCATTCAGGGACAGCCAGAATCGGGTTCGTTCAATGTCCCTTGCACACGAAAAATTATACGGGTCATCAGAACTGTCAAATATTGAAATATCTGATTACATCAAAAGTCTGGAACACTACGTACTTCAAAGCTACAATACCTATGCTAAAGATATTGAACTGGAAAACGACCTTGATACTGCATATCTGGGAATTGATATAGTTGTCCCTCTTGGCCTGATCCTGACTGAACTGATGACCAATTCATTCAAACATGCCTTCATTGACCGAAAGGAAGGAATGATATCTGTTACCTTCAGGTCTTTTGAAGATGAATATTTGCTGAAAATAAGTGACAACGGTATTGGAATTTCTGATGAGTTCGATGTTGAAAGCTCGAAATCACTGGGCCTCAAAATAGTGAATATGCTGGTACAGCAACTTCAGGGATCACTTAGTCTGAATTCTTCCAATGGTACAGATTATGTGATAAGGTTCAGGAAATCGTGA
- a CDS encoding nucleoside recognition protein, with amino-acid sequence MEINILEIFFRVVDFAVPIIIMIFLGLIGAGILIEMGFMQRFSGIVKPLFSHTNLPDSCAATFLVALGSTVAANSMVVKLKEDQCLQNREVVLCAALNSTPAYFREILTYQIPIVIPALGLIVGGFYVMVFIITAIVKISLIILLSRLFLKKNKCNVPEDGNSEKISLKTAFRRALKREKKLFFKIATIYLAMTTLVFALQDMGVFEIFSVLPLVDIFGIPPESIVPLTSYVVSPILGISLLGPMIHEGTITAIQAMIILMVGSMFMIPFFGIKSLLPRYVSIFGPKTGITIVSFSLSMTMGVRLTILIVLLLIAS; translated from the coding sequence ATGGAAATCAATATACTGGAAATATTTTTCAGGGTCGTGGACTTTGCAGTTCCCATCATAATAATGATCTTCCTGGGACTGATAGGTGCAGGAATTCTTATTGAAATGGGTTTCATGCAGAGATTTTCAGGAATTGTAAAACCATTGTTCAGTCATACAAATCTTCCGGATTCGTGCGCTGCAACATTTCTTGTTGCACTGGGGTCTACAGTTGCTGCAAACAGTATGGTTGTAAAGCTCAAGGAAGATCAGTGCCTCCAGAACAGGGAAGTGGTCCTCTGTGCAGCCCTTAACAGCACACCTGCCTATTTCCGGGAAATACTTACCTACCAGATACCTATTGTGATACCAGCTCTCGGGCTTATAGTTGGTGGATTTTATGTGATGGTATTTATCATAACAGCTATTGTCAAAATATCTCTTATAATACTCCTGAGCAGATTATTTCTGAAAAAGAACAAATGTAATGTACCTGAAGACGGAAACTCTGAAAAGATTTCCTTAAAAACTGCATTTCGGCGTGCTTTGAAACGAGAAAAAAAGCTGTTCTTTAAGATCGCTACCATATACCTTGCCATGACAACTCTTGTGTTCGCACTTCAGGATATGGGAGTATTTGAGATATTCAGTGTTCTTCCACTGGTAGATATTTTCGGAATACCACCTGAAAGCATTGTGCCCCTGACAAGCTATGTGGTAAGCCCCATACTTGGAATATCTCTGCTTGGCCCCATGATCCATGAAGGTACCATTACAGCTATTCAGGCGATGATCATACTCATGGTAGGAAGTATGTTCATGATACCTTTCTTTGGAATAAAGTCGCTGCTTCCAAGATATGTATCCATATTCGGTCCAAAAACAGGCATTACCATAGTCTCATTCTCACTGTCAATGACCATGGGTGTAAGACTGACTATACTGATAGTACTGCTTCTGATAGCATCATGA
- the fpoO gene encoding F420H2 dehydrogenase subunit FpoO produces the protein MTDCDLCGVALPTLNNVKVFAPEDDDKSSFGSKRIRKTEGQSVMMPRYTSHAPLGVWAGLCDKCLRSASEAAETVLSEENKSAGTSGTCEMCGARAMLFEVDIEIPSFSRGSEPDSSHICASCLEACREVYEKMSSDGGSGHH, from the coding sequence ATGACAGATTGTGATTTATGTGGAGTAGCTCTACCAACCCTTAACAATGTAAAAGTATTTGCTCCAGAAGATGATGATAAATCATCATTTGGCTCAAAACGCATACGCAAAACTGAAGGCCAGTCCGTAATGATGCCCAGGTATACATCCCATGCCCCTCTGGGGGTATGGGCCGGGCTTTGTGACAAATGTCTCAGGTCTGCCAGTGAAGCTGCAGAGACTGTTCTATCAGAGGAGAATAAATCCGCTGGTACAAGCGGGACATGTGAGATGTGTGGTGCCAGAGCTATGCTCTTTGAGGTAGATATTGAAATCCCTTCATTTTCCCGGGGCAGTGAACCTGATAGTTCACACATATGTGCCAGCTGCCTGGAAGCGTGCAGGGAAGTTTACGAAAAGATGTCATCAGATGGTGGCTCAGGCCACCATTAA
- a CDS encoding NADH-quinone oxidoreductase subunit N — protein sequence MENILLFSPEIILAVTAIVVLFTGLFLKTEHKSVLGYIAVAGVIISMALTLSIMLSRTTASMFYDTMVIDSLSQLFKLIFLSVALLVSIASIKYVSGSRNTEEFYSLMLLAVIGMMVVSSSNDLITLFVGFELAGLATYALVGFEKKNIVLLEASMKYFIIGALSSALILFGMSYVYGMTGTTSIPGIAENASLLAESPVGLVAVVLLIAGFGYKMALVPFHMWAPDTYQGASPVISALLAGASKKMGFIAAFKVIIVALIALSADWRTIFAVLAVITMTLGNVVALTQTSVKRMLAYSSVAQAGYIAMAFVVLTPTALAGGILYIMSHAFMKAGAFIAVGIVGFMVLLGNREARNVDHIDNFKGLGKRMPVTAFSLMVFLFALAGIPATAGFVSKFVLFASTIEAGLVWLAVIAILNSAISLFYYARVVKYMYFMPAEGGRVSEPAPFAVAMIIALAAVLIIGIWPEPFIYWATEAAKVLLI from the coding sequence ATGGAAAATATACTTTTATTTTCACCTGAAATAATACTGGCTGTTACCGCGATAGTAGTACTGTTTACAGGTCTGTTCCTGAAAACAGAACATAAATCCGTACTTGGATATATTGCAGTTGCCGGAGTCATCATTTCAATGGCTCTGACACTGAGTATCATGCTTTCCAGGACAACAGCCTCGATGTTCTATGATACAATGGTGATAGATTCACTATCCCAGCTATTCAAGCTGATATTCCTGTCAGTTGCACTGCTGGTATCAATAGCATCAATAAAATACGTCAGTGGCAGCAGAAATACTGAAGAGTTCTATTCTCTCATGCTTCTGGCAGTAATAGGTATGATGGTGGTCTCATCATCCAATGATCTGATCACTCTCTTTGTAGGATTTGAGCTTGCAGGACTTGCAACTTATGCACTGGTAGGATTTGAGAAAAAGAACATTGTTCTGCTGGAAGCTTCGATGAAGTATTTCATCATAGGAGCACTTTCATCAGCTCTCATTCTTTTTGGAATGTCCTATGTATATGGTATGACAGGAACAACAAGTATACCTGGTATTGCTGAAAATGCTTCCCTTCTTGCAGAAAGCCCTGTAGGACTTGTAGCTGTTGTTCTTCTGATTGCAGGATTTGGATACAAGATGGCCCTTGTACCGTTCCATATGTGGGCACCTGACACTTACCAGGGTGCATCTCCTGTGATCTCGGCACTGCTTGCAGGCGCTTCAAAAAAGATGGGATTCATCGCAGCATTCAAGGTAATTATAGTTGCACTGATTGCTCTTAGTGCTGATTGGAGAACAATATTTGCTGTTCTTGCTGTGATCACAATGACCCTTGGAAATGTGGTTGCACTGACCCAGACAAGTGTCAAAAGGATGCTTGCCTATTCCTCTGTTGCACAGGCAGGATATATTGCAATGGCTTTTGTTGTACTGACACCAACAGCCCTTGCAGGTGGTATCCTTTACATTATGTCCCATGCATTCATGAAGGCAGGTGCTTTTATTGCAGTAGGAATCGTCGGGTTTATGGTACTCCTTGGGAACAGGGAAGCACGCAATGTTGACCACATCGATAATTTTAAAGGACTTGGAAAAAGAATGCCAGTAACTGCTTTTTCCCTCATGGTCTTTTTGTTTGCCCTGGCAGGAATACCTGCAACCGCAGGATTTGTGAGTAAGTTCGTACTGTTTGCATCAACCATTGAAGCAGGACTTGTATGGCTTGCAGTGATTGCGATTCTCAACAGTGCTATCTCACTGTTCTATTACGCAAGAGTTGTAAAGTACATGTACTTCATGCCTGCAGAAGGTGGAAGGGTCTCAGAACCTGCTCCGTTTGCAGTAGCAATGATTATTGCACTGGCTGCAGTACTGATTATTGGAATATGGCCTGAACCGTTTATCTACTGGGCAACAGAAGCTGCAAAGGTGCTTTTGATCTGA
- a CDS encoding complex I subunit 4 family protein has translation MLPIISLMILIALVGAIVTLFTRTKEQARMIALATSLVALIGALYMFFRFDSESPMLQFVDSFNWIPSLGVTYTVGVDGISMPLVLLTAIVIPLVVLYSWNESKNPGKFYAMILATYAGVIGVFTSMDFFLFYVFWELSIIPMFFMINMWGGPDKAYASMKFLLYTHVASLVMLLGIFAMYFGTLFQTGIATFDIPTLLAQYQLFESDLARTMIFIALLIGFIVKMPAVPFHSWLPHAYVQAPTAGTILMAAIMSKMGAYALFRFILPMLPFTGSTDLMVSILAALGVLSIIYGAFLALAQDDLKRMVAFSSVSHMGFVTLGAMAFVPLSVSGAMFQMFSHGLITCLMFMSIGAIQVMAGTRLISELGGLAQKMPKLAFLMVAGFMAYLGLPGFSGFIAEFTVLNFSYISLPSYVIAAIFAIVITAAYHLWALQRAMFGVFNEKLGDIHDISNLQTFSMAVFVLLALYFGLNPSPVMDMIITNAEHIVGLMAVAGV, from the coding sequence ATGTTACCAATAATTTCCCTCATGATCCTGATAGCACTGGTTGGTGCTATAGTTACACTATTTACCAGAACAAAAGAACAGGCAAGGATGATTGCACTGGCAACATCACTGGTTGCACTGATTGGTGCCCTGTACATGTTCTTCAGATTTGACAGTGAATCACCCATGCTTCAGTTTGTGGATTCCTTTAACTGGATCCCTTCACTTGGAGTAACATACACTGTAGGTGTTGATGGAATTTCAATGCCTCTTGTACTTCTCACAGCAATTGTGATCCCTCTGGTAGTTCTGTATTCATGGAACGAATCCAAGAACCCAGGAAAGTTCTATGCCATGATACTTGCAACCTATGCAGGTGTGATCGGTGTATTTACATCAATGGACTTCTTCCTGTTCTATGTATTCTGGGAACTGAGCATTATACCAATGTTCTTTATGATCAACATGTGGGGAGGACCTGATAAGGCATATGCTTCAATGAAGTTCCTGCTCTACACTCATGTTGCATCACTGGTAATGCTTCTTGGAATATTTGCAATGTACTTTGGAACTTTATTCCAGACAGGAATCGCTACATTTGATATTCCAACACTTCTTGCTCAGTATCAACTGTTTGAATCTGATCTAGCCCGTACAATGATATTCATTGCACTGCTGATCGGATTCATTGTGAAAATGCCTGCAGTTCCCTTCCACAGCTGGCTGCCTCATGCCTATGTGCAGGCACCAACTGCAGGTACAATCCTGATGGCTGCAATAATGTCAAAGATGGGTGCATATGCTCTGTTCAGGTTCATTCTTCCGATGCTCCCATTTACAGGTAGTACTGATCTGATGGTAAGCATACTGGCAGCACTGGGTGTTCTGAGCATTATTTACGGTGCATTCCTTGCACTGGCACAGGATGACCTCAAGAGGATGGTTGCATTCTCCAGTGTAAGCCATATGGGCTTTGTTACACTGGGTGCAATGGCATTTGTACCACTGTCTGTATCAGGTGCAATGTTCCAGATGTTCTCTCATGGTCTTATCACATGCCTGATGTTTATGTCAATAGGCGCGATACAGGTTATGGCTGGTACCCGGCTGATCTCAGAACTGGGCGGTCTGGCTCAAAAAATGCCAAAACTGGCATTTTTGATGGTAGCTGGATTTATGGCCTATCTGGGACTTCCAGGATTTAGTGGATTTATTGCAGAGTTCACGGTGCTTAACTTCTCTTACATATCCCTGCCTTCCTATGTGATAGCTGCAATATTTGCGATAGTGATCACAGCTGCATATCATCTATGGGCATTGCAGAGGGCTATGTTTGGAGTGTTCAATGAGAAACTTGGAGATATTCATGATATATCCAATCTGCAGACCTTTTCAATGGCAGTATTTGTCCTGCTGGCACTGTATTTTGGATTAAACCCGAGCCCGGTAATGGATATGATAATAACAAATGCAGAACACATAGTTGGCCTTATGGCAGTGGCGGGGGTGTGA